The Thermodesulfobacterium sp. TA1 sequence GTTTCTAACTCTTTTTGAAGACTTATCTTCCCTTCAAATTTTTTCTTTAAGATATAGATAAAACCTAAAGGAGTAAAGAGAATGCCCTCTTTTTTAACATAAATGAAACGAGGAGCCTTCTGATAATCTTCTAATAGTTTTGGGGTGAGTTCTTCTTTTTTTTCTATGGTAAGTTTATATAAAAGGGTTTGGTCTTTAAAGAAAAGTACTTCATTTTCTTTGATACCATCAAAAACTGCTTTTAAAGATCCAATTCCGTCTACTAAAAGAGCGTTCAAATCCTCTTTAAAAACTGATTCTAACAAGTCTAAGTCTTCTTTTTCTTTTACTATTAAAAAATTCGGTAAAAATTCAAGTTTAAACGGCAAATTTTTTAAAAACTGTTTATCTTTTTTAGGTAAGATTTTATTGATAAGTGAAATCCTTTCTTCTAAAGATTTTTTTTCTGCTTTTAGGCTTTCAACAGTAAGTTTGAGATGGTCAGCTTCTTGGGTAAGGTTTTCTATTTCTTTAACTAAAATTTCCTCTTCTTTAACCAGATTTTGTAATTTTTCTGTTTTTTCTTCTATAAATTTATCCCATAAGATATTTTCTTTTTCTAATTTTTGTTTTTCTTTTTTTAATTCTTGGTAAAACCTTTCGGTAGCCTCTTTTTCTTTGATTAAGTTTTGTATTTCTCTTTCTAAAACTCGCCTTTTTTCAGATATTTTTTCAAGTTCTTTTTGCAAATTAAAATAAGTTTCTTCTTGCCTTTGAAATTGAGAAATTTTTTCTTCATAAATTTTTAAAAGATTTTCTTTTTTAGACCTAATTTCTTCTAAATTAATTTTTAATTTTTCTGCTTGCTCTTTTAATCGGTTTAAGTTTTCCTCTATGGTTTGTTTTTCGCTCTCTAAGGCTTCAAACTGTCTTTTTTCAGTTTCTTCTTTTAACTTTTCTTTTTCAATCTTGTGAGCAAGTTCTTTTTCTTCTTTTAAAAGACTTACAAAACGACCCTCCCAATCTTTATAGACCTTTTCTTTGCTTTCGATTTCGTCTTTTAAACTTCTTATTAGTCTTTCTAAGTTTAACAGTTCCTGAGAAAGACGGTGTTCTTCTTTTTCTAAGCTTTCTATTTCTTTTTCTTTTTTTAAAACTTCATCTTTAAGACCTATGATTTTACCTTCTATTTCTTGTTTTTCATCGTTGTTTTTTTTCCATAAATATAGGTTCTTTTTTAGGATTAGGTCCTCTAATTTTGCTTTTAGGCTAAGATATCTTTTAGCCTCTTCAGCTTGATTTTTAAGATGATAATACTGATTTTCTACTTCTTTAAGAATGTCGGTTAGTCTTATCAAGTTTTCTTCAGTAAGCTTTAGATTTTTTTTGGTTTCTTCTTCGGTAACTTTAAATTTGGAAACACCGGCTAAATCTTCTAAAAAAACTCTTCTCTCTTTAAGAGACATTTCTATGAACTTAGAAACTTCCCCTTGGTCTATAATACTGTAAGATTGGGTATTAATACCTAATTCTAAAAATAAAAATTGAATATCTTTAAGTCTACAAGGTTTTTGATTGATAAAAAATTCACTTTCTCCGTTTCTGTAAAATCGTCTTGTGATGACTACCTCTGGAAAATCCTTATATTTTTCCCATACAGGAGGGTCATGGTTGATGGTCATCCTTACTTCGGCAAAATCAACCTTTTTTTTCTCTTCGTTTCCTGCAAAGATAAGGTCTGAAAGTTCTTTAACCCTTAATTTTTTAGAACTTTGCTCTCCTAAAACCCATTTAATAGCATCAAGAACGTTGCTTTTACCAGCTCCGTTAGGTCCTACAATCCCTGTAATCCCTGCAGAAAAAGGGATGGTGACTTTATATGGAAAGGACTTAAAACCATAGATTTCTAATTTCTTTAGAAACACAGAAATATTATATCATTTAATCCTAAAATTGCACTATCGATCCTATAATCTTTCTTCTAAAGAATATCAATAAAGCGTTGCCCAAATTAAAAAGAAAGGTGTTTCTAATCTTTACTTTAGACATAGTTAAAGGCTTATCATGTGAATTCATATTTATTCAAAAGAAAACGGGAGAACAATTTGGGAATTCTCTATCGATAAAGGCTTAATATAGATTATAGATATTTTAGAAGAAAAGTTTTGGGTTGAATTTTAGTTTTTTTTAATTAAATTTAAACCAAGTTTTTGATAAAAACTTTTATGTAGGACTTAAAATGTTTTTAGCTAAAAAATTAGAAGAACTTTTAAATAGTAAAAATTATAATTTAATTATAAATTCTGATAATATTGTTTTTTTAGCCTATCTTCTTGCTGAAGGCATAAAAGGTTCTTTGCTTAAAGACCGTGTATTTTTTGCTATTTTCCCTGAATTTTCTCAAGCAGAAGAGTTTTTCCAGGCCTTTAAGGTTTTTTCTGAAGAAAAGATTGCACTCTATCCTGGGGTAGACCTACTTCCTTTTAAAGAGATGTTATCTTCTTCTGAAGAAGAGGTGGAAAGAATAGGGGTGCTTTGGAACCTTAAAAACTATAAAATCATAGCTGGCGATGCCTGCAGTTTTTTAAAAAAGGTGATTCCTAAGGAGATTTTACAAAAAGAGTATCTTTATCTTATTTTAGGGGAAAAAGTAGAAAGAGAAAAGTTACTTTTAAGGCTTTTAGAACTGGGATATGAAAGGGTAGGGGTGGTTAGAGAAAAAGGTGGGTTTGCGGTTAAAGGTTCGGTAGTTGACCTTTGGTCTCCAAATTACGAATATCCTGTAAGGATTGAATTTTTTGGAGATCAAGTTGTAGCCATAAAACATTTTGCTCCAGATACCCAAAAAAGTTTTTTAACCTTGGAAGAGGTAAGCATCATACCATGTAAAGAGTTGTTTTTACCTGAAGATTTGAAAATCCTTTATCAAAGGTTATTCGGCTTAAAAGAAAAGATAGAAGAAAATTATTTATCTAAGGTTTTAGCCCAAATAGAACAAAAAAGCTTTACCGAAAATCCTGAATTTCTACTTCCAATTTTTCATGAACGCTTAAGCTTTCCTTTTGAATATATTAACTCCAAACTTTGTTTTTTGCTTTATGAACCAGAACTTATAGAAACTAAGGTAGAAATGTTTTGGGAAAAAATTCATGTTAACGCTCTTAAAGCTAAAGAGAAGAAAAGATTGTTTTTTGAACCAGAAGAAGTATATCTAAGTACCCAAGATTTTTTTAGTTGGTTTGAAAAAGGTTTAGTAATAAAAGCTGGAAAACTTTTGGCAAGTGCTTCTCTTGATGAAAAAGTTTTGGAAGTAGAGGTAATTAAAAGAGACCCGTTGGTATTAAACCCTACAGAGAGAATAGAGGTAGGGTTTAGACTCTTGAAGTCGGCTTTAGAAGAAGGAGATAAGGTTTGGTTGGTAACTTCAGAACCTTATACCCCTCAAATAATCTTAGAAGGTTTAAAAAGTAGAGGATTAGAAAACTTGGAAGGTTTAGAGTTTAAACAAGGTTATGTAAGAAAAGGATTTTATCTTAAAGACCAAAAACTTTGGGTAACCTCAGAAGCTGAGCTTTTTGGAAGAGGATATTTTAGAGGAAAAAGTCCTAAACAAGGAGTTAAAAGGGCCAAAGGTTATTTTAGAAAATTTGAAGACCTTAAGCCAGGGGATTTGGTAGTACATAGGGTCCATGGAATAGGTAAGTATTTAGGGCTAAACATATTATCTATAGATGGGATGGAAGGGGAATTTTTAGAGATTGAATACGAAGGAGGAGATAAACTTTATTTACCTGTTTTTAGGTTAGATGAACTTTATCCTTATGTAGGATTAACGGAAAAACCTCCTAAATTAGATAAACTGGGGAAAAAATCTTTTCTACTGAAAAAGAAAAAAATAGAAAAAGAACTGACAGAGGTGGTACAAGAACTGCTCTCGCTTTATGCAGAGAGAAAGGCTTTAAAAAGTTATTCTCTTTCTTTCCCTGCCTTAGCCTATGAAGAATTTAGGGCTACTTTTCCTTATGAAGAAACACCTGACCAAAAAATCGCTATAGAAGAGGTTTTGAAGGACCTATGTAGTGATAAACCTATGGAAAGACTTTTAGTAGGGGATGTAGGGTTTGGGAAAACAGAGGTAGCTTTAAGGGCTATTTTTGTGGCAGCCTATTCAGGAAAACAGGTAGCTTTTCTTGTTCCTACTACCATTTTAGCCGAACAGCATTATAGAAACTTTAAGCCAAGACTTGAACCTTTTGGAATAAAGGTGGGAATTTTATCAAGGCTTAGATCTGAAAAAGAGCAAAAACAAACTTTAAAAGGGTTGGTTGAAGGAGAAATTAAGGTAGTGATAGGCACTCATAGGCTACTTTCTCATGATGTAGAGTTTAAAGACTTAGGACTGATAGTTATCGATGAAGAACATAAGTTTGGGGTCAAACAAAAAGAAAAGTTAAAACAACTCAAAAAAAATGTAAAGGTTCTTTCTCTTTCAGCTACCCCTATTCCAAGAAGTTTACAGTTAAGTTTACTTGGGGTTTTTGAACTTTCAGTCATCGAATCTCCTCCCGAGGGTAGAAAACCCATCAAGACTGTAATGGCTAAGTTCGATCCAGAGGTTATAAAGTATGCCATAGAAAAAGAACTTGAACGAGGGGGGCAGATTTTTTTAGTAAACCCTCGTATACAAGGTCTACGTTCTTTGGCAAACTATGTTAAAAAGCTCTGTCCAGAGGTTAGATTAGAAACCATTCATGGACAGATGCCTCCAGACCTTATAGAAAAAAATCTATATAAATTTTTAAATAAAGAAATAGACATGTTGGTATGCACTCCTATTATAGGAAGTGGAATAGACATCCCTTCTGCGAATACCATCATCATCAACCGGGCTGATATGTTGGGAGTGGCAGACATCTACCAGTTAAGAGGAAGGGTAGGGCGTTCCCAAGAAGCAGCTTATGCTTATCTCCTTGTGCCCTCTTTAAAAAATTTATCAGAAGACGCACAAAAAAGGTTTAAAGCCTTGATGAAATTTACAGATTTAGGGGCAGGTTTTAAGTTAGCCTTAAGCGACTTAAAAATTAGAGGAGCTGGCGAACTTCTTGGTATAAAGCAAGCAGGACATATCAACACCGTAGGCTATGAGCTGTATTTAGAACTTCTTGAAAATACCATTAAAGCCTTAAAAGGCGAAGAGATAGAAGATTGGGAACCAGAAGTTAACTTAAAAGTCCCTGCTTTTATCCCTAAGGAATATGTACCTGAAAGCGAAGAAAGATTGAGCTTGTATAGAGAGCTGGTAATAAATAAAACCAAAGAAGACCTGTTGGAGTTTATAGAATTTTTAAAGGATAAATATGGAGAAATGCCTGACCCTATAAAAAATTTGGTTAAAATTTTCCTCATAAAACTTTACATGAAAGAACTGAAAATTCCTTTGTTAGAATTAAAAGGAAAAGACTTGGTGTTTTTAGTAAGAAAAAAAGAAATCTTACCTTGGTTTAGGCCTCTTAATAAAGAAGGATTTTCTTTTCTAACTAAACAAGACAAAAAGGGGATCAAAGTTATTTTTAAACTTTCAGATCAAAACCCAGTAGATCTATCTCTTAAGATTTTAGAAAAAATTAACGAAATATTAGGTAAAACTCAGTAAAGATTTTATTTTTTGCCAAATTTCATTTTTAAAAGAAAGTAAAAACATGAAGTGTAAATAGGTTGAGGTTTGTTCAAACCTAAAATTTCTAAGAGATGAGAGAAGTCCACATTTAATTTTTGTTTCCTTTAACACGATCTCAAACTTTAGGTAAAACATAAAAATTTCGTTTAAATCCTCTTCAGAAAATAATAAAAGGGTTGGCACTTTAACACAAGCTCCTCCACTGCTTATGTCTATCAAAATTCCCATCAGATTGTTTTTAGAAATATAATTTCTAAAATTACTTTCTACGTTGTTTTGGTTATCTATGATAAGGTCATAAAAATAAAGGTCTTTAAGGTCTTGAGAAGAATTTAGGCTAAAGTTGCTTTCTCGTATCAAATAATATCCTTCTTCTAAGAACTTATTAAAAGCATGTTTATTTATTATCGACATAAAAACCGGAATATTACCGGGTAGTTTAATCCTTTGATCATACCTAGGGGATAAAATTTCTATCTCTAAATAATTATTTTCTATTTTTTTGATTAAACATTGAAAAATATAGCGTTGCTGTCCATCTGGGAGAATCACCAAAATTATCTTTCCTAATTCAAAATGTGAAGGATCAGAAACTTCTATCACAAGGTTTTTATCATTTATTGGTTTTATAGTTAAGTATTCAACTTTATTTTGACCATAAAGAAGTACCGCTTTATTTAACCATTGGTCAAGTTGTGGTTTTATATGTTTAGGAAGATAATCTAAAGAACCTAAAGCTATGTTTCTTTGGAGTATACTAGTTTTAACCTTGGTGGCTAATTCTACCTTATCAAGCATAAGATTTAATTAATAATTTTTTCTAATTTAGTATATTTTAGATTAAGAAGGGTAGGTCCTTTTTGAGGGAAGTTTATCCTAACTTTTTCTTCACCAACTACTTCCATCACCTCTCCTATCCCAAAATGAGGGTGTTTTACTAAATCTCCTATTTTAAAACGGAAAAGATTTTTTGTAAAGCTGGGTTTAATGTCTTGACCACCGTTTTTAGAATCCTTTAAGGAGAGTTTTTTTTCTTCTTTTTTATGGTAAACTTGAAATAAATTAAGGTCTAAATCTTTTATAAACTTAGAAACCTTGGCAAGGGTTTTTCCTTCTCCTCTTACATAGGTAGTCATAGGAGAGATAAGGAAAAGTTCTTCTCTTGCACGGGTCACCGCTACATAAAAGAGCCTTCTTTCCTCTTCTAACTCTTCTTCATTTTCTAAACTGTAAACCGAGGGAAACCTACCATCTATAAGAGATAAAATAAAAACGGTATGCCATTCTAATCCTTTTGCTGAATGTACGGTTGATAGGACTAAATGGTCGTCAAGTTCAGCAGGCTTCTTTTCATAGATCTCTATGGGTTCTAACATTAGGTCTGTCAAAAACTCTTCCAAGGTCTCATATTTTTCTGAAAGGTCTAAAAGGGCCTCTATGTCTCTTTCTCTTCGGTGATAATCTTCGTAATATACTCTTTGAAAAATAGGTTGATAAAAGTCCCAGACT is a genomic window containing:
- a CDS encoding AAA family ATPase: MFLKKLEIYGFKSFPYKVTIPFSAGITGIVGPNGAGKSNVLDAIKWVLGEQSSKKLRVKELSDLIFAGNEEKKKVDFAEVRMTINHDPPVWEKYKDFPEVVITRRFYRNGESEFFINQKPCRLKDIQFLFLELGINTQSYSIIDQGEVSKFIEMSLKERRVFLEDLAGVSKFKVTEEETKKNLKLTEENLIRLTDILKEVENQYYHLKNQAEEAKRYLSLKAKLEDLILKKNLYLWKKNNDEKQEIEGKIIGLKDEVLKKEKEIESLEKEEHRLSQELLNLERLIRSLKDEIESKEKVYKDWEGRFVSLLKEEKELAHKIEKEKLKEETEKRQFEALESEKQTIEENLNRLKEQAEKLKINLEEIRSKKENLLKIYEEKISQFQRQEETYFNLQKELEKISEKRRVLEREIQNLIKEKEATERFYQELKKEKQKLEKENILWDKFIEEKTEKLQNLVKEEEILVKEIENLTQEADHLKLTVESLKAEKKSLEERISLINKILPKKDKQFLKNLPFKLEFLPNFLIVKEKEDLDLLESVFKEDLNALLVDGIGSLKAVFDGIKENEVLFFKDQTLLYKLTIEKKEELTPKLLEDYQKAPRFIYVKKEGILFTPLGFIYILKKKFEGKISLQKELETLLEAKVQIEKRLQEHMLQYQKVKEKISSYQNKHSLFLNEIKGLKEAIEKIHKEKQNFNLSWVKIEEKEGYLKDRVQQVYQGIERLSQEKEEVEKHFQIIQKEINKHKETYQKHKNEKNNLENQIKEIDSLLNKLLQEIVQIKTRRDGLLQRKAEIQKQTERFKNNLKTYQHSVDLLKQQLQHIRERLKEVKQKKDQIFQEIENFKKELETLYHQKTELEKNLRTLEQQKRQKEKEIKNIETTIYNLEIRLTEKKLFLENLIQVLEGTDFNSLALEAENLYTQVDLNDLEREIRELKEALKTFNEINLASIKEFETVSERYYQLLNQKEDLEKGITKLQEILENLKNLSKEKLETTLQEVNQKLSEIFSLIFKGGDAQLVFTGDDPLTAGLDFQVKIPGKNIKHLNMLSGGEKALCVLAILIAFYLVKPGPFCIFDEVDAPLDEKNSLKFIRLLNLIKKNSQIILITHNPNVMKEVDTLLGVTMEEKGISKVFIIKPYERVNEGRYQEDWLKHAQR
- the mfd gene encoding transcription-repair coupling factor codes for the protein MFLAKKLEELLNSKNYNLIINSDNIVFLAYLLAEGIKGSLLKDRVFFAIFPEFSQAEEFFQAFKVFSEEKIALYPGVDLLPFKEMLSSSEEEVERIGVLWNLKNYKIIAGDACSFLKKVIPKEILQKEYLYLILGEKVEREKLLLRLLELGYERVGVVREKGGFAVKGSVVDLWSPNYEYPVRIEFFGDQVVAIKHFAPDTQKSFLTLEEVSIIPCKELFLPEDLKILYQRLFGLKEKIEENYLSKVLAQIEQKSFTENPEFLLPIFHERLSFPFEYINSKLCFLLYEPELIETKVEMFWEKIHVNALKAKEKKRLFFEPEEVYLSTQDFFSWFEKGLVIKAGKLLASASLDEKVLEVEVIKRDPLVLNPTERIEVGFRLLKSALEEGDKVWLVTSEPYTPQIILEGLKSRGLENLEGLEFKQGYVRKGFYLKDQKLWVTSEAELFGRGYFRGKSPKQGVKRAKGYFRKFEDLKPGDLVVHRVHGIGKYLGLNILSIDGMEGEFLEIEYEGGDKLYLPVFRLDELYPYVGLTEKPPKLDKLGKKSFLLKKKKIEKELTEVVQELLSLYAERKALKSYSLSFPALAYEEFRATFPYEETPDQKIAIEEVLKDLCSDKPMERLLVGDVGFGKTEVALRAIFVAAYSGKQVAFLVPTTILAEQHYRNFKPRLEPFGIKVGILSRLRSEKEQKQTLKGLVEGEIKVVIGTHRLLSHDVEFKDLGLIVIDEEHKFGVKQKEKLKQLKKNVKVLSLSATPIPRSLQLSLLGVFELSVIESPPEGRKPIKTVMAKFDPEVIKYAIEKELERGGQIFLVNPRIQGLRSLANYVKKLCPEVRLETIHGQMPPDLIEKNLYKFLNKEIDMLVCTPIIGSGIDIPSANTIIINRADMLGVADIYQLRGRVGRSQEAAYAYLLVPSLKNLSEDAQKRFKALMKFTDLGAGFKLALSDLKIRGAGELLGIKQAGHINTVGYELYLELLENTIKALKGEEIEDWEPEVNLKVPAFIPKEYVPESEERLSLYRELVINKTKEDLLEFIEFLKDKYGEMPDPIKNLVKIFLIKLYMKELKIPLLELKGKDLVFLVRKKEILPWFRPLNKEGFSFLTKQDKKGIKVIFKLSDQNPVDLSLKILEKINEILGKTQ